The following are encoded in a window of Oscillatoria salina IIICB1 genomic DNA:
- a CDS encoding PepSY domain-containing protein, which yields MSSSLKRYVRQLHRNLAPIMLLPLLLSLTTGVLFQLAVIAGKESDFIWLLALHRGNFGSINLENVYTFLNALGLLFLIVTGIIMWWQTTRRRRNNSV from the coding sequence TGTCCGCCAACTGCATCGTAATCTTGCCCCGATTATGCTATTGCCTTTGTTGTTAAGTTTGACCACAGGAGTGCTTTTTCAATTGGCTGTAATAGCAGGGAAGGAATCTGATTTTATTTGGTTGTTAGCTTTACATCGAGGTAATTTTGGTTCTATTAATCTTGAAAATGTTTATACATTTTTGAATGCTTTAGGTCTATTATTTTTGATTGTGACTGGTATTATTATGTGGTGGCAAACAACACGAAGACGGCGAAATAATTCTGTTTAA